One window from the genome of Cryptomeria japonica chromosome 6, Sugi_1.0, whole genome shotgun sequence encodes:
- the LOC131069821 gene encoding histidine-containing phosphotransfer protein 1-like translates to MELDYLQGFLDEQYSQLEQLQDESSPHFVEEVISLFFDDSLKLLHNLETTLNKEPVDYRKVETCLHHLKGSSSSVGAQRIKNLCIPFRAFCQEKMRHGCLQCLQQVKQEYYLLKDKLQDLFQIEEQRAGGTISVLN, encoded by the exons ATGGAACTTGATTATCTTCAG GGATTTCTGGATGAGCAATATAGTCAGCTGGAACAGCTGCAGGATGAAAGCAGTCCTCATTTTGTGGAAGAAGTGATTTCCTTGTTTTTTGATGACTCTCTCAAATTGCTCCATAACTTAGAGACCACACT GAATAAGGAACCGGTGGATTATAGAAAAGTGGAGACTTGTTTGCATCATCTCAAGGGTAGCAGCTCAAG TGTAGGGGCACAGAGAATTAAGAACTTATGCATCCCATTTCGTGCCTTCTGTCAAGAAAAAATGAGACATGG GTGCTTGCAGTGTCTGCAACAAGTGAAGCAGGAGTATTATCTTCTCAAGGACAAGCTCCAAGATCTGTTTCAG atagaagaacaaagagcaGGTGGAACGATTTCAGTTCTAAATTGA